The following proteins come from a genomic window of Paenibacillus swuensis:
- a CDS encoding fibronectin type III domain-containing protein, translating to MKFVITLVICITLSIVLTQMVSAASLVPNSPPEIVVRTPSEPYQFQSSFYLDASVKDDYNNADLKADIGGFLIASSPNGQIQREIKSEYYARRDTLTLESSDGYNRVVKTLPIYVDPSSRLKLLHKVEGRALDYDGQRILYQTPQGAVFIKTISSEAVQFVFNANYIKEGYLTSRGALLLDTSKVLYEAAEGKQEILKSDSTQPIQVEGNYVLFEFGADTHLRNLATGTTEKVFKGTSHKSAKLMPGGVVVYNYGNYINRYFGGTSKLWKYEPDLLTYQSDGKQLVTEQCSMEANRKYCSLALIDDKGTMSYLIHKEVRSYPYNYKFNNGWIVFQHSLSLSNYDYKLITPTGETKQLLSNVYLGLDYVTSNGTVVFHNDNKMLLQASFEQPYIREFSGKSGKIKWMQDHHYRIAGDSILLYTPEADSAIKQINSRYVGYYGPITIYYTKPIKPGLGREKFVLESEVASENVELTVEYQEQAVVIQPKKDFPFGGKCTLTIPYNAVTDSTGLPVEAYDRTHKMDCSGYLAQSNVEVKVSDEEGHRLEGAKVSFFLPGEELSFFEDYSNPEGMISKKIGKIGPLRIKAELAGYEFMEQEVILDYSGKIVEFKLKRLPDPNMNYGPVWQTKYVTLDKVDDTNVTIHWDPAKDDQGVANYKVYYDAAKPPVTIPGNKTAAEVTGLTPDKEYVLYLQAEDITGIKSTPITISLRTKETPFRFGINQPKASYKMGEKLNFSISQFVKDNIGPQAYKLNLSWDPNYLKLDDQAIQTSEQQKPFKLYFKQRQEGFVQIVGGKTGDTSLPLNPNPNTNPTTYTTPLVYLPFTALKAGTTKVILRQGSQWAHSSDETRTMGKDIVINVTIVEN from the coding sequence ATGAAATTCGTAATTACGCTGGTGATTTGTATCACATTATCTATCGTTCTTACTCAAATGGTTTCCGCTGCATCGCTTGTACCCAATAGTCCTCCGGAAATTGTAGTAAGGACGCCATCGGAGCCGTATCAGTTTCAATCTTCCTTCTATTTAGACGCATCGGTGAAGGATGACTATAACAATGCGGATCTGAAGGCCGATATCGGTGGTTTTCTCATTGCATCCAGCCCAAACGGGCAAATACAACGTGAAATCAAGAGTGAGTACTATGCGCGACGGGATACATTGACCCTTGAATCTTCGGATGGATATAATCGGGTAGTCAAAACTTTGCCAATCTATGTGGATCCCAGTTCCCGCTTGAAACTGCTTCATAAAGTAGAGGGACGTGCTTTGGATTACGATGGCCAGCGTATCTTATATCAGACTCCGCAAGGAGCGGTATTTATCAAAACAATCTCTTCAGAAGCTGTTCAATTCGTATTTAACGCTAATTATATCAAGGAGGGCTACTTAACATCCCGAGGTGCCCTGCTCTTAGATACAAGTAAAGTGCTTTACGAAGCCGCGGAAGGAAAACAGGAAATACTGAAAAGCGACAGCACCCAGCCAATACAAGTAGAAGGCAACTACGTTCTATTTGAATTCGGTGCAGACACACACTTAAGAAATCTAGCAACAGGCACAACAGAGAAGGTATTTAAGGGCACTTCCCACAAATCGGCGAAGCTCATGCCAGGCGGTGTTGTAGTATATAACTACGGAAATTACATCAACAGATACTTTGGTGGGACGTCGAAACTCTGGAAGTATGAGCCTGATTTGCTGACTTATCAATCAGATGGAAAACAGCTGGTAACCGAACAGTGTTCGATGGAAGCCAATAGGAAGTACTGCTCATTAGCTTTAATTGATGACAAGGGTACGATGAGCTATCTTATCCACAAAGAAGTGCGTTCTTATCCTTACAATTATAAGTTCAATAATGGTTGGATTGTCTTTCAGCATAGTCTGTCTCTGAGCAATTATGATTACAAACTCATTACTCCAACGGGCGAAACAAAACAGCTCCTATCTAATGTTTACTTAGGGTTGGATTATGTCACCAGTAACGGTACCGTAGTGTTTCACAATGACAATAAAATGTTGCTGCAGGCTAGTTTCGAGCAGCCTTACATTAGAGAGTTTTCCGGTAAGAGCGGCAAAATAAAGTGGATGCAGGATCATCACTATCGCATAGCCGGAGACAGTATACTGCTTTATACACCGGAAGCCGATAGCGCCATTAAGCAGATTAATAGTCGTTATGTAGGATACTATGGTCCAATCACAATATATTACACAAAGCCTATCAAGCCTGGACTCGGCAGAGAGAAGTTTGTTCTTGAATCTGAGGTGGCAAGTGAGAATGTGGAGTTAACGGTAGAATATCAAGAACAAGCAGTTGTAATTCAGCCTAAGAAGGATTTTCCATTCGGAGGTAAGTGTACACTCACGATCCCTTACAATGCTGTCACTGACAGCACCGGTCTCCCTGTGGAAGCTTATGACCGAACTCATAAAATGGATTGCAGTGGGTATTTGGCTCAGTCGAATGTAGAGGTTAAAGTATCGGATGAAGAGGGCCACAGATTGGAAGGAGCAAAGGTATCATTCTTCTTACCTGGAGAAGAACTAAGTTTTTTTGAAGATTATTCAAACCCTGAAGGAATGATTAGCAAGAAGATAGGTAAAATAGGCCCATTGAGAATAAAGGCTGAATTAGCGGGCTACGAGTTCATGGAGCAGGAGGTTATCCTTGACTATTCAGGTAAGATCGTTGAGTTTAAACTAAAAAGGCTGCCAGATCCTAATATGAACTATGGTCCCGTGTGGCAAACGAAATACGTTACATTGGATAAAGTAGACGATACGAATGTTACCATTCATTGGGATCCGGCAAAAGATGATCAAGGTGTCGCCAATTATAAAGTTTATTACGATGCTGCAAAGCCTCCTGTAACGATACCCGGAAATAAAACTGCTGCTGAAGTGACAGGGCTAACACCTGATAAGGAGTATGTACTGTATCTTCAAGCTGAAGATATTACTGGGATAAAAAGCACACCGATTACGATTTCTCTCAGAACGAAAGAGACACCGTTTCGATTTGGAATTAACCAGCCCAAGGCAAGCTATAAAATGGGAGAAAAGTTGAATTTCAGCATTTCGCAATTTGTTAAAGATAACATCGGTCCGCAGGCATACAAATTGAACTTATCGTGGGATCCAAATTACCTAAAACTCGATGATCAAGCTATCCAGACTTCTGAGCAACAGAAGCCGTTTAAGCTTTATTTTAAACAACGGCAGGAGGGATTTGTTCAAATCGTCGGTGGAAAGACAGGAGATACATCACTTCCGCTCAATCCGAATCCTAATACAAATCCGACTACCTATACAACACCGTTAGTCTACTTACCGTTCACAGCTTTAAAAGCAGGCACAACTAAGGTAATCTTGCGTCAAGGCAGTCAATGGGCCCACAGCAGTGATGAGACTAGAACCATGGGCAAAGATATCGTGATCAACGTTACCATTGTGGAAAATTAG